The following coding sequences are from one Streptomyces venezuelae window:
- a CDS encoding MBL fold metallo-hydrolase has translation MTFTKKSHACVRLEKDGRTLVVDPGGFSEEDAALGADAILVTHEHPDHFDEDRLRTAMEARPGTEIWTLKSVADRISAAFPGRVHTVGHGDTFTAAGFDVQVHGELHAVIHPDIPRITNVGYLVDGTVFHPGDALTVPDQPVETLMLPVMAPWNKISEVIDYVREVKPQRAYDIHDALLTDLARPIYDNQIGALGGAEHLRLTPGESADL, from the coding sequence ATGACGTTCACGAAGAAGTCCCACGCGTGCGTGCGTCTGGAAAAGGACGGGCGCACGCTCGTCGTCGATCCCGGCGGCTTCAGCGAGGAGGACGCCGCGCTCGGCGCCGACGCCATCCTCGTCACGCACGAGCACCCGGACCACTTCGACGAGGACCGGCTGCGGACCGCCATGGAAGCCCGCCCCGGAACCGAGATCTGGACCCTCAAGTCGGTCGCGGACCGGATCTCGGCGGCCTTCCCCGGCCGCGTGCACACCGTCGGCCACGGCGACACGTTCACCGCCGCCGGGTTCGACGTCCAGGTCCACGGCGAACTGCACGCCGTGATCCATCCCGACATCCCGCGGATCACCAACGTCGGCTATCTCGTCGACGGAACGGTGTTCCACCCCGGGGACGCCCTCACCGTCCCCGACCAGCCCGTCGAGACGCTGATGCTCCCCGTCATGGCCCCGTGGAACAAGATCAGCGAAGTGATCGACTACGTACGCGAGGTCAAGCCGCAGCGCGCCTACGACATCCACGACGCGCTCCTCACCGACCTCGCCCGGCCCATCTACGACAACCAGATCGGCGCTCTCGGCGGGGCCGAGCACCTGCGTCTGACGCCGGGGGAGTCCGCGGATCTGTGA
- a CDS encoding exodeoxyribonuclease III: protein MRIATWNVNSITARLPRLLAWLEATGTDVLCIQETKTTAEQFPADALRELGYESAVNATGRWNGVALVSKVGLDDVVKGLPGGPGYDGAEEPRAISATCGPVRLWSVYVPNGREVDHAHYAYKLQWFEALKAAVAADAAGPRPFAVLGDFNVAPTDDDVWDPALFVGATHVSEPERAALAALRETGLTDVVPRPLKYAHPFTYWDYRQLGFPKNRGMRIDLVYGNEPFAKAVSDSYVDREERKGKGASDHAPVVVDLDV, encoded by the coding sequence ATGCGCATTGCGACCTGGAACGTGAACTCGATCACCGCCCGTCTGCCGAGGCTCCTGGCCTGGCTGGAGGCCACCGGCACGGACGTGCTGTGCATACAGGAGACCAAGACGACGGCCGAGCAGTTCCCCGCCGACGCGCTCCGCGAGCTCGGGTACGAGTCGGCGGTGAACGCGACGGGGCGGTGGAACGGCGTCGCGCTGGTCTCCAAGGTCGGCCTCGACGACGTGGTCAAGGGCCTCCCGGGCGGGCCGGGGTACGACGGCGCGGAGGAGCCCCGCGCGATCTCCGCGACCTGCGGCCCCGTCCGCCTCTGGTCGGTGTACGTGCCGAACGGCCGCGAGGTCGACCACGCCCACTACGCGTACAAGCTGCAGTGGTTCGAGGCCCTGAAGGCGGCGGTCGCCGCCGACGCGGCGGGCCCCCGCCCCTTCGCCGTCCTCGGCGACTTCAACGTGGCACCGACCGACGACGACGTCTGGGACCCGGCGCTCTTCGTCGGCGCCACGCACGTCTCCGAGCCCGAGCGCGCCGCCCTCGCCGCCCTGCGCGAGACGGGCCTCACCGACGTCGTGCCCCGCCCCCTCAAGTACGCCCACCCGTTCACATACTGGGACTACCGCCAGCTCGGCTTCCCCAAGAACCGGGGCATGCGCATCGACCTCGTCTACGGAAACGAGCCGTTCGCGAAGGCCGTCTCCGACTCGTACGTGGACCGGGAGGAGCGCAAGGGCAAGGGCGCGTCCGACCACGCCCCCGTCGTGGTCGACCTCGACGTCTGA
- a CDS encoding SGNH/GDSL hydrolase family protein — protein sequence MAHLPPREGTVVRRRIWGTAAVLALVTGLVPVTSAQAAAAHRPGPLPLERLFDNRAVSDDARPAAADFDGSGGSLSARDLTAAGWTPGRTLGIEGARLTWPRTAPGRPDNVRADGQSVRVRGRGDALAFLVAGTGGEASGTGTVRYRDGSRGSYRLTAPDWRSGPLATKSVALPHINTPGGQLAEKARLHVVTVPLAHGREVASVNLPRDPGAPDLHVFALSVRAATKGWTGTWSASTAGYTAVGPWSDRTVRLVVHTSTGGPRVRIRLDNTFAAGPVRIGSATVAVQEAGAGARGAPRPLSFRGAPGAELPAGAQAYSDPLDFDVPADANLLVSFHLPGPVVAAPVHSQAVQRSYVSGPGDHTADGSPAAYTSTITSWPLLTGVDVGGGPGSVVLLGDSITDGVKSTQDANRRWPNVLATRLLNQSAVPAYGVLNQGISANRVVADRYPGDGVSTDTGGVSALHRLDRDVLAQTSARTVVVFEGINDVRWGASADQVIAGLREIADRARARGLRTVAATITPCEGESLCTATANRQREAVNAYLRTSDDFDAVLDFDAVLRDPAHPARMLPAYDSGDHLHPGDTGLAALADSVDLRLLVP from the coding sequence ATGGCGCATCTGCCACCGCGGGAGGGGACTGTCGTGCGCCGACGTATCTGGGGAACGGCCGCCGTGCTCGCCTTGGTCACGGGCCTCGTGCCGGTGACGTCGGCGCAGGCCGCGGCGGCGCACAGACCCGGGCCGCTCCCCCTGGAGCGGCTCTTCGACAACCGCGCGGTCAGCGACGACGCGCGTCCCGCCGCCGCGGACTTCGACGGCTCGGGCGGCTCGCTGTCCGCGCGGGACCTGACGGCCGCGGGCTGGACTCCCGGGCGGACCCTCGGCATCGAGGGGGCGCGGCTCACCTGGCCGCGGACCGCGCCGGGCAGGCCGGACAACGTGCGCGCCGACGGTCAGTCGGTGCGGGTGCGCGGGCGCGGCGACGCGCTCGCCTTCCTGGTCGCGGGGACGGGTGGCGAGGCGAGCGGCACGGGCACGGTCCGCTACCGGGACGGCTCGCGCGGCTCCTACCGGCTCACCGCGCCGGACTGGCGCTCGGGCCCGCTCGCCACGAAGTCCGTGGCCCTGCCGCACATCAACACGCCCGGCGGCCAACTCGCCGAGAAGGCACGGCTCCACGTGGTGACAGTGCCGCTCGCCCACGGGCGGGAGGTCGCCTCGGTGAACCTGCCGCGCGACCCGGGCGCCCCGGACCTGCACGTGTTCGCCCTGTCGGTGCGGGCCGCGACGAAGGGCTGGACGGGCACCTGGTCGGCGTCGACCGCGGGCTACACGGCGGTGGGGCCGTGGTCCGACCGGACCGTGCGGCTCGTCGTGCACACGAGCACCGGCGGGCCGCGGGTACGCATCCGGCTCGACAACACGTTCGCCGCGGGCCCGGTGCGGATCGGGAGCGCGACGGTGGCGGTGCAGGAGGCCGGGGCGGGGGCCCGGGGCGCACCGCGTCCGCTGTCCTTCCGCGGCGCCCCGGGCGCGGAGCTTCCGGCGGGCGCCCAGGCGTACAGCGACCCCCTCGACTTCGACGTGCCGGCCGACGCGAACCTTTTGGTCAGCTTCCACCTCCCCGGCCCCGTCGTGGCGGCGCCCGTGCACAGCCAGGCCGTACAGCGCTCGTACGTCAGCGGTCCCGGCGACCACACGGCGGACGGCTCCCCGGCGGCGTACACCTCGACGATCACGTCCTGGCCGCTGCTCACCGGCGTCGACGTCGGCGGCGGGCCCGGCTCGGTCGTGCTGCTCGGCGACTCGATCACCGACGGCGTGAAGTCGACGCAGGACGCCAACCGGCGCTGGCCCAACGTCCTGGCGACGCGGCTCCTGAACCAGTCGGCCGTCCCGGCCTACGGCGTGCTGAACCAGGGCATCTCCGCGAACCGCGTGGTCGCCGACCGCTATCCCGGTGACGGCGTCTCCACCGATACGGGCGGTGTGAGCGCCTTGCACCGCCTGGACCGCGACGTCCTGGCCCAGACGTCGGCGCGTACCGTCGTCGTCTTCGAGGGGATCAACGACGTGCGCTGGGGCGCGTCGGCGGACCAGGTGATCGCGGGGCTGCGGGAGATCGCGGACCGTGCGCGGGCGCGCGGACTGCGGACCGTGGCGGCGACGATCACGCCGTGCGAGGGCGAGTCCCTGTGCACGGCGACCGCGAACCGGCAGCGGGAGGCCGTCAACGCCTACCTGCGGACCAGTGACGACTTCGACGCCGTGCTCGACTTCGACGCGGTGCTGCGGGACCCCGCGCACCCGGCACGGATGCTCCCCGCCTACGACAGCGGGGACCATCTGCACCCGGGCGACACGGGCCTCGCGGCGCTGGCGGACTCGGTGGACCTGCGGCTCCTCGTGCCGTAA
- a CDS encoding response regulator: MTVRVLLVDDQPLVRTALSMVITEAPDIEVAGEAASGDEAVRLCAELRPDVVVMDIRMPGMDGIEATRLITSGATPAHVVVLTTFDDDDYVYGALRAGAAGFLVKDMALDDILAAVRTVATGDGLIAPSVTRRLIKEFAGRPESAPPREVSIAGITDREREVLTLVGRGLSNTEIAAELCLSVATAKTYLTRLLAKLDARDRVQLVIIAYERGLVSTGS; encoded by the coding sequence ATGACGGTCCGCGTCCTGCTGGTCGACGACCAGCCCCTGGTCCGCACCGCCCTGAGCATGGTGATCACCGAGGCCCCGGACATCGAGGTCGCCGGCGAGGCCGCCTCCGGTGACGAGGCGGTCCGGCTCTGCGCCGAACTGCGCCCGGACGTCGTGGTGATGGACATTCGGATGCCCGGCATGGACGGCATCGAGGCGACCCGCCTGATCACGTCGGGCGCCACGCCCGCGCACGTCGTCGTCCTGACCACGTTCGACGACGACGATTACGTGTACGGGGCGCTGCGCGCGGGCGCCGCCGGATTCCTCGTCAAGGACATGGCCCTGGACGACATCCTCGCGGCGGTGCGCACGGTCGCGACCGGCGACGGACTGATCGCGCCGAGCGTCACACGCCGCCTCATCAAGGAGTTCGCGGGGCGCCCCGAGTCCGCGCCGCCGCGCGAGGTGTCGATCGCCGGCATCACGGATCGCGAACGCGAGGTGCTCACCCTGGTGGGGCGCGGCCTGTCGAACACCGAGATAGCCGCGGAGCTCTGTCTGAGCGTCGCCACGGCGAAGACGTATCTGACGCGGCTCCTGGCGAAGCTCGACGCCAGGGACCGCGTGCAGCTGGTGATCATCGCGTACGAGAGGGGGCTGGTGTCGACGGGGTCCTGA
- a CDS encoding sensor histidine kinase — MSATPFLPLVTYAPPGVWVAVSWCLGIVFGARAYYGISWLPTSTVPGPGPWQWLLVAVAAGTVLWASRLTARRPLLSLGLLIGASYVATHAIGATNLGFLQYAAVDIAMGSVVATAARGTRAAAVAMALCVHPLYALLRQLLGLPTRHAHTLTSSWSDWQTPVLLAVVAWLVGDSVRRTRAATERLGAQAAAQAVTAERLRIAREMHDTVAHSIGIIALQAGAAARVVETQPAGAREAMTAVEKAGRETLAGLRRMVVALRESESGEERDGERGPARGHGPAAPRGPAEGLADVDRMAASTTAAGVRVDVVWRGERRPLPADIDLSAYRIIQESVTNVVRHAGTASCTVSVDHREKELIIEIEDSGSGGTGATRGAGHGAGFGLAGMRERVALLHGGFSAAPRPGGGFLVSASLPVPAAAVAR; from the coding sequence ATGTCGGCCACCCCGTTCCTCCCGCTGGTCACGTACGCGCCGCCAGGCGTGTGGGTGGCCGTGTCCTGGTGCTTGGGCATCGTGTTCGGGGCACGTGCGTACTACGGGATCTCGTGGCTGCCGACGAGCACGGTGCCGGGGCCCGGCCCGTGGCAGTGGCTGCTGGTGGCCGTCGCCGCCGGGACGGTGCTGTGGGCGAGCCGCCTGACGGCCCGGCGCCCTCTGCTGTCGCTGGGGCTGCTGATCGGCGCCTCGTACGTCGCGACGCATGCGATCGGCGCGACGAACCTGGGCTTCCTGCAGTACGCGGCGGTGGACATCGCGATGGGTTCCGTCGTGGCGACCGCCGCCCGCGGCACCCGTGCCGCCGCCGTCGCCATGGCCCTGTGCGTCCATCCTCTGTACGCCCTCCTCCGGCAGCTGCTCGGGCTGCCCACCCGGCACGCGCACACCCTCACCTCCAGCTGGTCCGACTGGCAGACCCCCGTCCTGCTGGCCGTCGTCGCCTGGCTGGTCGGCGACTCGGTGCGCCGCACCCGCGCCGCCACGGAGCGGCTCGGCGCGCAGGCCGCCGCGCAGGCCGTCACCGCCGAACGGCTCCGCATCGCCCGGGAGATGCACGACACGGTGGCCCACAGCATCGGCATCATCGCGCTGCAGGCGGGCGCGGCGGCCCGGGTCGTCGAGACCCAGCCGGCCGGGGCGCGCGAGGCGATGACCGCGGTGGAGAAGGCGGGCCGGGAGACGCTGGCCGGGCTGCGCCGGATGGTGGTCGCGCTGCGCGAGAGCGAGTCGGGCGAGGAGCGGGACGGCGAGCGGGGCCCGGCCCGGGGGCACGGTCCGGCGGCGCCACGCGGGCCCGCCGAAGGCCTCGCGGACGTCGACAGGATGGCCGCGTCGACGACGGCCGCCGGAGTGCGCGTCGACGTGGTGTGGCGGGGCGAGCGGCGACCACTGCCCGCGGACATCGACCTGTCGGCGTACCGCATCATCCAGGAGTCCGTCACCAACGTGGTGCGGCACGCGGGCACGGCGTCCTGCACCGTGTCCGTGGACCATCGCGAGAAGGAGCTCATCATCGAGATCGAGGACTCGGGAAGCGGTGGCACCGGAGCGACCCGCGGTGCGGGGCACGGCGCCGGGTTCGGCCTGGCCGGCATGCGCGAGCGCGTCGCCCTGCTGCACGGCGGGTTCAGCGCCGCGCCCCGGCCCGGCGGGGGCTTCCTGGTCAGCGCCAGCCTGCCCGTACCGGCCGCGGCGGTCGCCCGATGA
- a CDS encoding PRC-barrel domain-containing protein — protein MTSSVPAALMAAGDLTKRPVVTLGGEAVAQVKDVVLDGAGGRIAGFTLAGRGLLSGPLRKSLPWAAVHALGVDAVMITSAEALEDKSAVASSEEATGLVRGARVLTDQGVQVGTVLDVVVEAGREGRVVGVEMSSTEALGRHERTVFLPLGDRPAMTGDTLMVPAQDTGHAVEELGDLATALWRKRLAGPGRPGTKGLGTTGPGTTGLGTTGLGTTGLGTTGEERTS, from the coding sequence ATGACGTCGTCCGTTCCCGCGGCGCTGATGGCGGCCGGCGACCTGACCAAACGTCCGGTGGTCACTCTGGGCGGCGAGGCGGTCGCCCAGGTCAAGGATGTCGTGCTCGACGGTGCGGGGGGCCGCATAGCCGGGTTCACGCTGGCCGGCCGGGGGCTGCTGTCCGGTCCGCTGCGCAAGAGTCTGCCGTGGGCGGCGGTGCACGCGCTGGGTGTGGACGCCGTGATGATCACCTCGGCCGAGGCCCTGGAGGACAAGTCGGCCGTCGCTTCCTCCGAGGAGGCCACCGGCCTCGTCCGCGGGGCGCGCGTGCTGACGGACCAGGGGGTGCAGGTCGGCACCGTCCTGGACGTGGTGGTCGAGGCGGGCCGCGAAGGCCGGGTCGTCGGCGTGGAGATGTCGTCCACGGAGGCGCTCGGACGGCATGAGCGCACGGTGTTCCTGCCGCTCGGCGACCGTCCCGCCATGACCGGTGACACGCTGATGGTGCCGGCGCAGGACACCGGGCACGCCGTCGAGGAACTGGGCGACCTGGCCACGGCGTTGTGGCGCAAGCGACTCGCCGGTCCCGGCCGTCCCGGCACGAAGGGGCTCGGTACTACAGGCCCCGGCACTACAGGACTCGGCACGACGGGACTGGGCACTACAGGACTCGGCACCACGGGTGAGGAGCGGACCTCATGA
- a CDS encoding ATP-binding protein: MRTQRAPLTRPPATATFDKRPEAVADARDLTRAFVAGLSPAVEDRKASSIELVVSELVTNVVRHARGTLCSLRLQARKDVVTVAVSDADPRPPQERTPDLMGSTGGFGWPMVQRLARVVTVTLDASSKTIRAELAR; the protein is encoded by the coding sequence ATGCGGACGCAGCGCGCACCGCTCACCCGACCGCCGGCAACGGCCACTTTCGACAAGAGACCCGAAGCGGTCGCCGACGCACGGGACCTCACCCGGGCCTTCGTCGCCGGGCTGTCCCCGGCGGTGGAGGACCGGAAGGCGTCGAGCATCGAGCTCGTCGTCTCCGAACTCGTCACCAACGTGGTCCGGCACGCCCGCGGCACCCTGTGCTCCCTGCGCCTGCAGGCCCGCAAGGACGTCGTCACGGTCGCCGTCTCCGACGCGGACCCGCGGCCTCCGCAGGAACGCACACCCGATCTCATGGGCAGTACGGGCGGATTCGGCTGGCCGATGGTGCAGCGCCTGGCGCGGGTGGTGACCGTGACCCTGGACGCGTCCAGCAAGACGATACGGGCGGAACTGGCGCGGTAG
- a CDS encoding PP2C family protein-serine/threonine phosphatase, protein MAVERALRTSAPHALLDTVRNALIGRYTACSVDLLMADYAMTILQPVDALPRTAAPVAINGSPAGRAFGAQEPYIETGADGDPVTLHLPVSVRGDRTGILSVRLPAEACDAGTVRELGELAEVLAHEIVVAERDTDLYLQARRADRLTLAAEMQWELLPGRSCSRPEYDIGAQLEPAYAIHGDNFDWSASGDDLTLTVTNGMGEGIEAALLTNLAINALRNARRAGLSLVDQACLADQAVYGHYQGSVHLSVLLLRFDLATGETEVIDAGSPKMYRVRGGKAEPIELDAQLPLGMAEDTPYSAERFRAEPGDRLLFVSDGVYDVASPTGERYSERALTRAMTSTRLLPPSQVPRAVLHELSWHRGPAAADDDAMILCLDWRGRP, encoded by the coding sequence ATGGCTGTGGAGCGAGCCCTGCGCACCTCAGCACCGCACGCACTTCTCGATACAGTGCGGAACGCGCTCATCGGCCGCTACACAGCCTGCTCGGTCGACCTGCTCATGGCCGACTACGCGATGACCATACTCCAACCGGTCGACGCGCTGCCGCGCACGGCGGCGCCCGTGGCGATCAACGGCAGCCCGGCCGGACGCGCCTTCGGCGCGCAGGAACCGTACATCGAGACCGGCGCCGACGGCGACCCCGTCACCCTCCACCTCCCGGTGAGCGTGCGCGGCGACCGCACCGGCATCCTCAGCGTCCGGCTCCCCGCGGAGGCCTGCGATGCCGGAACGGTGCGTGAGCTGGGCGAGCTCGCCGAGGTCCTCGCGCACGAGATCGTCGTGGCCGAACGGGACACCGACCTCTACCTCCAGGCGCGCCGCGCCGACCGGCTCACCCTCGCCGCCGAGATGCAGTGGGAACTGCTGCCCGGCCGCTCCTGCTCCCGCCCCGAGTACGACATCGGCGCCCAGCTCGAACCGGCGTACGCGATCCACGGCGACAACTTCGACTGGTCGGCCTCCGGCGACGACCTCACCCTCACCGTCACCAACGGCATGGGCGAGGGCATCGAGGCCGCGCTCCTCACCAACCTGGCCATCAACGCGCTGCGCAACGCACGCCGGGCCGGGCTGTCCCTGGTCGACCAGGCCTGCCTCGCCGACCAGGCCGTCTACGGCCATTACCAGGGCTCCGTCCACCTCTCCGTGCTCCTCCTGCGGTTCGATCTCGCCACGGGCGAGACGGAGGTCATCGACGCGGGCTCGCCCAAGATGTATCGCGTACGCGGCGGCAAGGCCGAGCCCATAGAGCTGGACGCGCAGCTTCCGCTCGGCATGGCCGAGGACACGCCCTACAGTGCTGAGCGCTTCCGCGCCGAGCCCGGTGACCGGCTGCTGTTCGTCAGCGACGGCGTCTACGACGTGGCGTCCCCGACGGGCGAGCGCTACAGCGAGCGCGCTCTCACCCGGGCGATGACCAGCACCCGCCTCCTGCCGCCCTCCCAGGTCCCGCGCGCGGTGCTGCACGAACTCTCCTGGCACCGCGGCCCCGCGGCGGCCGACGACGACGCGATGATTCTCTGCCTGGACTGGCGGGGCCGCCCCTGA
- a CDS encoding MarR family winged helix-turn-helix transcriptional regulator has protein sequence MDSETSIRGGQDAATHAAREVIELLEVLWSRGRDIAPTAPVSSSQLRVLYVLDGAQGINLRTLGECLGSAPSSVSRMCDRLHALGFIERSLSSASRRELELRLSSRGKNYLNELRARRESALLDAISAMRPTERSALVRGLSGFQRVVEDTAPGRPPTRDGTAESA, from the coding sequence ATGGACTCCGAAACTTCCATCAGGGGCGGTCAGGATGCGGCCACGCATGCTGCCCGGGAAGTCATCGAACTGCTCGAGGTGCTGTGGAGCAGGGGCAGGGACATCGCCCCGACCGCACCCGTTTCGTCGTCACAGCTGCGTGTGCTGTACGTCTTGGACGGCGCTCAGGGCATCAATCTGAGGACCCTCGGCGAGTGTCTGGGGTCGGCGCCGTCTTCGGTGAGTCGTATGTGTGACCGCCTTCATGCCCTGGGCTTCATTGAGCGATCCCTCAGTTCAGCCAGCCGCCGTGAGCTCGAACTGCGCTTGTCGAGCCGGGGCAAAAATTACCTCAACGAACTGCGGGCCCGCCGGGAGAGTGCGTTGCTTGACGCCATTTCGGCGATGCGCCCCACGGAGCGTTCCGCTCTGGTGCGCGGTCTGAGCGGCTTCCAGCGGGTGGTGGAGGACACCGCCCCGGGGCGGCCTCCCACGCGGGACGGCACCGCCGAGTCCGCTTGA
- a CDS encoding STAS domain-containing protein encodes MNSSESEARLRVIAALREQGEKVADRWVELQSELAVLETGVTEAELNEEADSLVEALLAGLETELPARDVVASHPGLRQCVTDLSLRRARGGATPTATSQAVLALKEALLEAVQQETRDVTALYHAALFINRLLDTAGAMSFDIYVDGREEIIRRQSRQLLEVSTPVVRLWDRVLAVPLIGTLDTTRTQVVMENLLEAIERDEAQVAIIDITGVPTVDTAVAHHLMQTVNAVRLMGADCVISGIRPPIAQIIAQLGIDLSAILTRSTLADALAAAIPMLTDQPTQRASLADAR; translated from the coding sequence ATGAACTCCAGTGAGTCCGAAGCCCGGTTGCGCGTCATCGCCGCCCTGCGCGAGCAGGGGGAGAAGGTCGCCGACCGCTGGGTCGAGCTCCAGTCGGAACTGGCGGTCCTGGAGACCGGCGTCACCGAGGCGGAGCTGAACGAAGAGGCCGACTCCTTGGTCGAGGCGCTGCTCGCCGGCCTGGAGACCGAGCTGCCCGCGCGGGACGTGGTGGCCTCCCATCCCGGTCTTCGTCAGTGCGTCACCGACCTCTCGCTGCGCCGCGCCAGAGGCGGTGCCACCCCCACCGCGACCTCGCAGGCGGTGCTGGCGCTCAAGGAAGCGCTGTTGGAGGCGGTGCAGCAGGAGACGCGGGACGTCACCGCGCTCTATCACGCGGCGCTCTTCATCAACCGCCTGCTCGACACCGCGGGCGCCATGTCCTTCGACATCTACGTGGACGGGCGCGAGGAGATCATCCGGCGGCAGAGCCGCCAGCTCCTCGAGGTGTCGACGCCGGTGGTGCGCCTGTGGGACCGCGTGCTCGCCGTACCGCTGATCGGGACGCTCGACACGACCCGTACGCAGGTCGTGATGGAGAACCTCCTGGAGGCCATCGAGCGGGACGAGGCGCAGGTCGCGATCATCGACATCACCGGTGTGCCCACCGTGGACACCGCCGTGGCGCACCACTTGATGCAGACGGTCAACGCGGTGCGGCTGATGGGCGCCGACTGTGTGATCAGCGGCATCCGGCCACCGATCGCCCAGATCATCGCCCAGCTCGGCATCGACCTGTCGGCCATCCTGACGCGGTCGACGCTGGCCGACGCACTCGCCGCGGCCATCCCCATGCTCACGGACCAGCCGACACAGCGGGCCTCTCTCGCGGATGCGCGGTGA
- a CDS encoding STAS domain-containing protein: MSGDLNGVPILRLGDVLVTGLLNELDDKAAVAVTEELTERIVADRARAILIDISRLEIIDSFVARTLMELTTTARLLGARVIVAGMRPAVAITLVELGLELSGVETTLNAEQGMIALGWQPAPRPPKGARVVPLR; encoded by the coding sequence GTGAGTGGCGACTTGAACGGAGTCCCGATCCTGCGCCTGGGCGACGTGCTGGTCACCGGCCTGCTCAATGAACTCGACGACAAGGCGGCCGTAGCCGTCACCGAGGAACTCACCGAGCGCATCGTCGCCGACCGTGCGCGCGCGATCCTCATCGACATCTCCCGCCTCGAGATCATCGACTCGTTCGTGGCCCGCACGCTCATGGAACTGACCACTACGGCCCGGCTGCTGGGAGCCCGGGTGATAGTGGCCGGCATGCGGCCGGCCGTCGCCATCACCCTCGTGGAACTCGGCCTGGAGCTGTCCGGTGTGGAGACGACCCTCAACGCGGAGCAGGGCATGATCGCGTTGGGCTGGCAGCCGGCTCCTCGACCCCCAAAGGGGGCCCGCGTTGTCCCTCTACGGTGA
- a CDS encoding anti-sigma regulatory factor, protein MPAPTRSGSTPEDGARTVHPIRSEEDLLTVRHAVRDATQRAGFGLVDQTRIVTAASELARNAYVHGGGGTLSLETVGQGDRCGLRLQVSDQGPGIADLDQAFTDGYTTGAGLGHGLGGARRLMHEFHVDSSPGLGTTITAVRWNERR, encoded by the coding sequence CTGCCCGCCCCCACCCGCTCCGGAAGCACCCCGGAGGACGGCGCTCGCACCGTCCACCCCATCCGCTCGGAGGAGGACCTCCTCACCGTGCGGCACGCGGTACGGGACGCGACGCAGCGCGCAGGCTTCGGGCTCGTGGACCAGACGCGCATCGTCACCGCCGCCAGCGAACTCGCCCGCAACGCCTACGTGCACGGCGGGGGCGGCACCCTGTCCCTGGAGACCGTCGGACAGGGCGACCGGTGCGGGCTGCGCCTGCAGGTGAGCGACCAGGGTCCCGGCATCGCCGACCTCGACCAGGCGTTCACCGACGGGTACACGACCGGTGCCGGACTCGGGCACGGCCTGGGCGGCGCCCGCCGTCTCATGCACGAGTTCCACGTGGACTCGTCGCCGGGCCTCGGCACCACCATCACGGCCGTGCGCTGGAACGAACGACGATGA